In a genomic window of Pokkaliibacter sp. MBI-7:
- a CDS encoding nitrite/sulfite reductase, whose product MYVYNEYDQRLVDDRVAQFRDQTRRYLAGELPEDEFRVLRLMNGLYIQRFAPMLRVAIPYGLLSSDQLRKLAHIARTYDKGYGHFTTRQNIQFNWPTLESVPDILAELAEVQMHAIQTSGNCIRNTTSDQYAGVIAGEVEDPRPWCELIRQWSTLHPEFAYLPRKFKIAVTASERDRAATQVHDIGIHLTPNEAGEVGFRVYVGGGLGRTPFIGQVICPWLEKKHLLSYLESILRVYNLHGRRDNKYKARIKILVNAMGIDAFRDAVDAEWAHVKDGPMTLDEQEVVRLKAYFTEPAYDSAAAADAGLQALLSGNSDFRVWFERNTREHRVEGYRIVVLSLKPLLRAPGDATDAQMDAIADLADEYSFGELRVTHDQNLVLADVAEKDLLALWQKAIELDVARPNVGTVTDMICCPGFDFCSLANAQTIPVAEAINKRVELLDFVHDLGEISLNMSGCMNACGHHHVGNIGILGVDKKGEQWYQITIGGSAAEDASLGKVIGKAVHQDEVPETVARLLEVYVEQREGEDESFLDTVRRVGVDPFKERVYAPHH is encoded by the coding sequence ATGTACGTTTATAACGAATATGACCAGCGTCTGGTGGATGATCGGGTCGCGCAGTTCCGTGACCAGACCCGCCGTTATCTGGCAGGTGAATTGCCCGAGGACGAATTTCGTGTCCTGCGCCTGATGAACGGGCTCTATATCCAGCGCTTCGCTCCCATGCTGCGCGTGGCCATTCCTTATGGTCTGCTGTCTTCTGACCAGCTGCGCAAACTGGCTCATATTGCCCGTACTTACGACAAAGGCTATGGCCATTTCACTACCCGTCAGAACATCCAGTTCAACTGGCCGACGCTGGAATCTGTACCTGACATCCTGGCGGAGCTGGCTGAAGTGCAGATGCATGCCATTCAGACCAGTGGTAACTGTATCCGTAATACCACCAGTGATCAGTACGCCGGTGTGATTGCTGGCGAAGTGGAAGATCCTCGTCCCTGGTGTGAGCTGATCCGTCAGTGGTCAACGCTGCACCCTGAATTCGCTTATCTGCCACGCAAGTTCAAGATCGCCGTGACCGCCAGCGAGCGCGACCGTGCTGCCACTCAGGTGCACGATATCGGCATCCATCTGACACCAAACGAAGCGGGTGAAGTGGGTTTCCGTGTCTATGTAGGGGGTGGTCTGGGCCGCACGCCGTTTATCGGTCAAGTGATTTGCCCCTGGCTGGAAAAGAAACACCTGCTGTCCTACCTCGAGTCCATCCTGCGCGTTTACAACCTGCACGGGCGCCGTGACAACAAGTACAAGGCGCGTATCAAGATTCTGGTTAACGCTATGGGCATTGATGCATTCCGTGATGCTGTTGATGCTGAGTGGGCGCATGTCAAAGACGGCCCCATGACTCTTGATGAGCAGGAAGTGGTACGCCTGAAAGCCTACTTCACCGAACCTGCTTACGATTCTGCCGCAGCCGCTGATGCAGGCCTGCAGGCGCTGTTGTCCGGCAATAGCGATTTCCGCGTCTGGTTTGAGCGCAACACCCGTGAGCACCGCGTCGAGGGCTATCGCATCGTCGTGCTGTCTCTGAAACCGCTGCTGCGTGCCCCCGGCGATGCAACCGATGCACAGATGGACGCCATCGCAGATCTGGCCGATGAGTACAGTTTTGGTGAGCTGCGCGTCACCCACGACCAGAATCTGGTACTGGCTGACGTCGCTGAAAAAGACCTGCTGGCCCTGTGGCAGAAAGCCATCGAGCTGGATGTGGCGCGCCCCAACGTGGGAACCGTCACCGACATGATCTGCTGCCCCGGCTTCGACTTCTGTTCTCTGGCCAACGCTCAGACTATTCCTGTCGCTGAAGCCATCAACAAGCGTGTTGAGCTGCTGGACTTTGTCCACGATCTGGGCGAAATCAGCCTGAATATGTCTGGCTGCATGAATGCCTGTGGTCACCACCACGTAGGTAACATCGGTATCCTCGGCGTCGATAAGAAAGGCGAGCAGTGGTATCAGATCACCATCGGTGGTTCGGCGGCAGAAGATGCCAGTCTGGGCAAGGTGATCGGCAAGGCCGTGCATCAGGATGAAGTGCCTGAAACCGTGGCCCGTCTGCTGGAAGTATATGTGGAACAGCGTGAAGGGGAGGATGAGTCCTTCCTGGATACCGTTCGTCGTGTAGGTGTTGACCCCTTCAAGGAGCGTGTATATGCCCCTCATCATTAA
- the fldB gene encoding flavodoxin FldB translates to MSIALFYGSTTGNTEEVGKKIIAKLGADVDVYSVDDTPVAVAAAYDFIIFGIPTWDYGEIQEAWQEVWDDVDDVDFADKTVAFYGLGDQFGYPEWFLDAMGMLHDKVIAQGGKAIGYWSTEGYEYEASKAATADGKQFVGLAIDEDWQRDQTDERVERWVQQIKSEANLA, encoded by the coding sequence ATGTCTATCGCCTTGTTCTATGGCTCAACCACAGGTAACACCGAGGAAGTCGGCAAGAAGATCATCGCCAAGCTGGGTGCCGATGTAGACGTCTACAGTGTGGACGATACACCTGTTGCCGTTGCGGCAGCCTACGACTTCATCATTTTCGGCATCCCCACCTGGGACTACGGCGAGATTCAGGAAGCCTGGCAGGAAGTATGGGATGACGTAGATGACGTCGATTTTGCCGATAAAACCGTCGCGTTTTACGGTCTGGGCGACCAGTTTGGTTACCCCGAATGGTTCCTTGATGCCATGGGCATGCTGCATGACAAAGTCATCGCCCAGGGCGGCAAAGCCATCGGTTACTGGTCTACCGAAGGATACGAGTACGAAGCCTCCAAGGCTGCCACTGCCGACGGCAAGCAGTTTGTAGGCCTGGCCATTGATGAAGACTGGCAACGCGATCAAACCGATGAGCGGGTTGAGCGCTGGGTCCAGCAGATTAAATCGGAAGCAAACCTGGCGTGA
- the cysD gene encoding sulfate adenylyltransferase subunit CysD, with translation MSEATKPSVVNTLSERQLTHLKQLEAESIHIIREVAAEFENPVMLYSIGKDSAVMLHLACKAFYPGKPPFPLMHVDTTWKFREMISFRDEMAKKLGMDLIVHINEDGVKQGIGPFTHGSKIHTDVMKTESLKQALDKYGFDAAFGGARRDEEKSRAKERVYSFRDKKHRWDPKNQRPELWNLYNGKVHRGESIRVFPLSNWTELDIWQYIFLESIPIVPLYYAAERPVVERNGTLIMVDDERMPLEAGEKPVMKSVRFRTLGCYPLTGAVESTANTLPEIIQEMLLTKTSERQGRVIDHDQAGSMEQKKREGYF, from the coding sequence ATGTCCGAAGCGACCAAACCATCAGTAGTGAATACCCTGTCTGAACGTCAGCTGACTCACCTGAAGCAGCTTGAAGCAGAGTCCATCCATATCATCCGTGAGGTAGCCGCCGAGTTTGAAAACCCGGTGATGCTGTACTCCATCGGCAAAGATTCAGCGGTCATGCTGCATCTGGCCTGCAAGGCGTTCTACCCTGGCAAGCCTCCCTTCCCGCTGATGCATGTGGATACCACCTGGAAATTCCGGGAAATGATCAGCTTCCGCGACGAGATGGCCAAAAAGCTTGGCATGGACCTGATTGTCCATATCAACGAAGACGGGGTTAAGCAGGGCATCGGCCCCTTCACCCACGGCTCCAAGATCCACACCGACGTGATGAAGACCGAGTCACTCAAACAGGCACTGGACAAGTACGGCTTTGATGCTGCGTTTGGTGGTGCCCGTCGTGACGAAGAGAAATCCCGCGCCAAGGAGCGTGTGTATTCCTTCCGTGACAAGAAACATCGCTGGGATCCGAAAAACCAGCGTCCTGAGCTGTGGAACCTCTATAACGGCAAGGTTCACCGTGGCGAATCCATTCGGGTATTCCCGCTGTCCAACTGGACCGAGCTGGATATCTGGCAATATATCTTCCTTGAAAGTATCCCAATCGTTCCCCTTTACTACGCAGCAGAGCGTCCTGTGGTTGAGCGCAACGGCACCCTGATCATGGTTGACGACGAACGTATGCCACTGGAAGCAGGCGAGAAGCCGGTGATGAAGTCAGTACGCTTCCGTACTCTTGGCTGCTACCCGCTGACAGGTGCGGTGGAATCCACCGCCAACACCCTGCCTGAAATCATTCAGGAAATGCTGCTGACCAAAACCTCCGAACGTCAGGGCCGAGTGATCGACCATGACCAGGCAGGCTCCATGGAGCAGAAGAAGCGCGAAGGGTATTTCTAA
- the cysN gene encoding sulfate adenylyltransferase subunit CysN, translating into MSHASELIESDILGYLKQHENKDLLRFITCGSVDDGKSTLIGRLLYDTKLIFEDHLAALHKDNERVGNAGEALDLALLVDGLQSEREQGITIDVAYRYFSTDKRKFIIADTPGHEQYTRNMATGASTANLAIILIDARRGVLTQTRRHSFIVNLLGIKHVVVAINKMDLVHFDEAEFNRIRDEYLEFAKALHIPDIQFVPMSALNGDNVVNKSDAMPWYQGEPLMQILENVEITKDINFDDFRMPVQFVNRPNLDFRGFCGTVASGIVRKGDSVTALPSGKSSKVKAIVTADGELDEAFPPQAITLVLEDEIDISRGDVIVKTDNLPTVSDTFDADIVWMSEAELEAGKRYWLKTGGKLIPAKVERIDFKTDVNTMAESATRSLALNEIGRCRLVTDEPLALDAYEQNSTTGAFILIDRMSNATLGAGMIASIADAQGEKELDELERLQAFEQELNALVRKYFPHWEAKDISKLR; encoded by the coding sequence ATGAGTCACGCCTCCGAACTGATCGAATCCGATATCCTCGGCTACCTGAAACAGCACGAGAACAAGGACCTGCTGCGCTTTATCACCTGCGGCAGCGTTGATGATGGCAAATCCACCCTGATTGGCCGTTTGCTTTATGACACCAAGCTGATTTTTGAAGACCATCTGGCAGCCCTGCACAAAGACAACGAACGTGTGGGCAATGCAGGTGAAGCGCTGGACCTGGCGTTGCTGGTGGATGGCCTGCAGTCTGAGCGTGAGCAAGGTATCACTATCGATGTGGCTTACCGCTACTTCTCTACCGACAAGCGCAAGTTCATCATTGCTGACACCCCCGGCCATGAGCAGTACACCCGTAACATGGCCACCGGCGCTTCCACCGCCAATCTGGCCATCATTCTTATCGATGCCCGCCGTGGTGTGCTGACCCAGACTCGCCGTCACAGTTTTATCGTCAACCTGCTGGGTATCAAGCACGTTGTCGTCGCCATCAACAAGATGGATCTGGTGCACTTTGATGAAGCCGAATTCAACCGCATTCGCGATGAATATCTGGAGTTCGCCAAGGCTCTGCATATCCCTGATATCCAGTTTGTGCCGATGTCAGCCCTGAACGGTGACAACGTGGTGAACAAGTCTGACGCCATGCCCTGGTATCAGGGTGAGCCGCTGATGCAGATTCTGGAAAACGTTGAGATCACCAAAGACATCAACTTTGATGACTTCCGCATGCCCGTACAGTTCGTCAACCGCCCCAATCTGGACTTCCGTGGTTTCTGCGGTACGGTGGCCTCCGGCATCGTGCGTAAAGGCGACAGCGTAACCGCCCTGCCCTCTGGCAAATCCAGCAAGGTCAAGGCCATTGTGACTGCCGACGGTGAGCTGGACGAAGCCTTCCCTCCTCAGGCTATTACCCTGGTACTGGAAGACGAGATCGATATCAGCCGCGGAGACGTCATCGTCAAGACTGACAACCTGCCGACCGTATCTGATACGTTCGATGCTGACATTGTTTGGATGAGTGAAGCTGAACTGGAAGCAGGCAAGCGTTACTGGCTGAAAACCGGTGGCAAGCTGATTCCTGCCAAAGTAGAACGCATCGACTTCAAGACTGACGTTAACACCATGGCCGAGTCTGCCACTCGCAGTCTGGCTCTGAATGAGATTGGTCGTTGCCGTCTGGTAACGGATGAGCCACTGGCTCTGGATGCCTACGAACAGAACAGCACCACCGGCGCCTTTATTCTGATCGACCGCATGTCCAACGCTACTCTGGGAGCAGGCATGATCGCCAGTATCGCTGATGCACAGGGCGAGAAGGAACTGGATGAGCTTGAGCGTCTGCAGGCTTTCGAACAGGAACTAAACGCACTGGTACGCAAATACTTCCCTCACTGGGAAGCGAAAGATATCAGCAAGCTGCGTTAA
- the tpx gene encoding thiol peroxidase, with protein sequence MATVTLKGNPFNTNGDLPAVGSQAPALTLVKTDLSEVTLESLKGQRVVLNVFPSIDTPTCATSVRVFNQKASALENTVVLCVSQDLPFAQARFCGAEGLDKVIPASAFRSDFAADYGVKLIDGPLTGLTARCVVVVDAEGKVAYTELVGEVANEPNYEAALAALN encoded by the coding sequence ATGGCTACAGTTACGCTGAAAGGTAATCCATTCAACACCAACGGCGACCTGCCCGCGGTTGGCAGCCAGGCCCCTGCCCTGACCCTGGTTAAAACCGATCTGTCTGAAGTGACTCTGGAAAGCCTGAAAGGTCAGCGCGTTGTGCTGAACGTATTCCCCAGCATCGATACCCCTACCTGCGCCACTTCTGTCCGCGTGTTCAACCAGAAAGCCAGCGCGCTGGAAAACACCGTCGTGCTGTGCGTCTCTCAGGATCTGCCTTTTGCCCAGGCGCGCTTCTGCGGCGCTGAGGGTCTGGACAAGGTCATCCCAGCTTCTGCCTTCCGCTCCGATTTCGCTGCTGATTACGGCGTAAAACTGATCGACGGCCCGCTGACCGGTCTGACAGCACGTTGTGTCGTGGTGGTTGATGCTGAAGGTAAAGTGGCCTACACCGAGCTGGTAGGCGAAGTGGCCAATGAACCTAATTACGAAGCGGCACTGGCTGCGCTGAACTAA
- a CDS encoding GNAT family N-acetyltransferase has protein sequence MEVNIRHADKADVDAVRAIYSQPHAYENTLQLPYPSQESWEARFDQVGTHYHNLIAEVGDDVVGQLSLISNNRPRRRHVAEFGMAVRQDYLGKGVGSALLRAAMDMCDRWLNIERVEIEVYTDNTAAIALYKKFGFEIEGEHKRYAFKNGHYADVFTMARFRPLMKS, from the coding sequence ATGGAGGTCAATATTCGCCATGCCGACAAGGCCGACGTCGATGCCGTTCGCGCTATTTACAGTCAGCCTCATGCCTATGAGAACACCCTGCAGTTGCCCTATCCCTCTCAGGAGTCCTGGGAAGCGCGTTTTGATCAGGTGGGCACCCATTACCATAATCTGATTGCTGAGGTAGGGGACGACGTCGTCGGCCAGCTCAGCCTGATCAGTAATAACCGGCCGCGACGACGACATGTTGCCGAGTTTGGTATGGCTGTCCGGCAGGATTATCTGGGCAAGGGTGTCGGTTCAGCGCTGCTGCGGGCAGCTATGGACATGTGTGATCGCTGGCTGAATATCGAGCGTGTGGAAATAGAGGTGTACACCGATAACACAGCGGCCATTGCGCTGTACAAGAAGTTTGGTTTTGAAATCGAAGGTGAGCACAAGCGCTACGCCTTCAAGAACGGCCATTATGCAGATGTATTTACCATGGCGCGTTTTCGTCCATTGATGAAGAGCTAG
- a CDS encoding tripartite tricarboxylate transporter permease: METLNFLMHGFGVALTPTNLMFAAIGSILGTLIGALPGLGPANGVAILIPLAFSLGLPADSALILLTSVYAGAMYGGRISSIMLNIPGDEPALMTTLDGYPMARQGKAAEALAISAIASFIGSFIATIGLILLAPILARFALHFGPAEYFALFALAFATLGGVTGKNPVKTLLAAALGLMIATVGIDHNTGTPRYTFNTLELYEGVDFIIVLVGMFAISELMFFIEAHAGAGHQMVVLNKLRLKMSDIIHVLPTAIRGSVLGFVAGVLPGAGASLGSFICYTLEKRLLGNKAHFGEGDPRGVAAPEAGNNAAANGALVPMLTLGVPGSGTTAVLLAMLISLNITPGPMLFQQHADLVWGVIAALFVGNFILLLLNIPMVGIFVKLLSIRPMYLMPIVTLVASIGIYSLSHSAMDLYFMVAFGIFGYVLRKIEIPLVPVILGMLLGPEMETSMRHALTISDGSWNIFYSSGLSIGLWAIAILGLILPTVLGPLLRGKMNKARQHEGQKV, encoded by the coding sequence ATGGAAACGTTAAATTTTCTGATGCATGGTTTTGGTGTGGCGCTGACCCCCACTAACCTGATGTTCGCTGCCATCGGTTCCATTCTGGGGACGCTGATTGGCGCACTGCCTGGTCTTGGCCCTGCCAACGGTGTGGCTATCCTGATTCCTCTGGCATTCAGCCTCGGTCTGCCTGCTGATTCGGCGCTGATCCTGCTGACTTCGGTGTATGCCGGTGCCATGTACGGTGGCCGTATTTCCAGCATCATGCTGAACATCCCCGGCGATGAACCTGCGTTAATGACCACGCTGGATGGTTATCCCATGGCGCGTCAGGGCAAGGCTGCCGAAGCGCTGGCGATTTCGGCGATTGCTTCCTTTATAGGCAGCTTCATTGCCACCATCGGCCTGATCCTGCTGGCGCCGATTCTGGCCAGGTTTGCACTGCACTTCGGTCCTGCTGAATACTTCGCCCTGTTTGCACTGGCATTTGCCACTCTAGGTGGTGTAACCGGTAAAAACCCGGTCAAAACCCTGCTGGCAGCGGCGCTGGGTCTGATGATTGCTACTGTGGGTATCGATCACAATACAGGTACGCCACGCTACACCTTCAATACCCTGGAGCTGTACGAAGGTGTTGATTTCATCATCGTGCTGGTCGGTATGTTTGCTATCAGTGAGCTGATGTTCTTTATCGAGGCACATGCCGGTGCGGGTCATCAGATGGTGGTGCTGAACAAGCTGCGCCTGAAAATGTCTGACATCATCCACGTTCTGCCAACCGCCATTCGTGGTTCTGTGCTGGGCTTCGTTGCGGGTGTATTGCCAGGCGCGGGCGCCTCTCTGGGCAGCTTCATCTGCTACACCCTGGAAAAACGCTTGCTGGGTAACAAAGCCCACTTTGGCGAAGGTGATCCCCGTGGCGTGGCTGCTCCTGAAGCAGGCAACAATGCGGCGGCTAACGGTGCGCTGGTCCCCATGCTGACACTGGGCGTGCCCGGTAGTGGCACCACGGCTGTACTGCTGGCCATGCTGATTTCCCTGAACATCACCCCCGGCCCGATGCTGTTCCAGCAGCACGCTGATCTGGTATGGGGCGTCATCGCGGCACTGTTCGTCGGTAACTTCATTCTGCTGCTGCTGAACATTCCGATGGTCGGTATCTTCGTCAAGCTGCTGAGCATCCGACCCATGTACCTGATGCCCATCGTGACGCTGGTCGCCTCAATCGGCATCTATTCACTGAGCCACAGCGCCATGGATCTCTACTTCATGGTGGCCTTCGGCATCTTCGGTTATGTTCTGCGCAAGATCGAGATTCCTCTGGTGCCGGTCATTCTGGGCATGTTGCTTGGCCCGGAAATGGAAACCAGTATGCGTCATGCGCTGACCATTTCTGATGGCAGCTGGAACATCTTCTACAGTAGTGGTCTGAGCATCGGTCTGTGGGCTATCGCCATTCTTGGTCTGATCCTGCCTACCGTACTAGGCCCGCTGCTGCGCGGAAAAATGAACAAGGCACGTCAACACGAAGGTCAGAAAGTCTGA
- a CDS encoding tripartite tricarboxylate transporter TctB family protein, translating into MLLNNDRIFGMLMLVLAVAYGWGATQLPEPFGGNEVVGPSTFPSILAWILGLCAIYLIVKPDPSQEWPSAKIFGELLVVVVVLLGYAWSLDYLGFILASFACVAILSWRMGATVASAALVGLGTSVGVFLIFDIGLELPLPMGLLGGLA; encoded by the coding sequence ATGCTACTGAACAATGATCGTATCTTCGGCATGCTGATGCTGGTTCTGGCCGTTGCCTACGGCTGGGGTGCCACTCAACTGCCCGAACCTTTTGGTGGCAACGAAGTCGTTGGCCCCAGTACTTTTCCTTCGATTCTGGCCTGGATTCTGGGCCTGTGCGCCATCTACCTGATCGTTAAGCCTGACCCCTCGCAGGAATGGCCCAGTGCCAAGATTTTCGGGGAGCTGCTGGTCGTTGTAGTGGTATTGCTGGGTTATGCCTGGTCTCTGGATTATCTGGGCTTCATCCTGGCCAGCTTTGCCTGTGTCGCTATCCTGAGCTGGCGTATGGGCGCCACCGTGGCTTCTGCTGCGCTGGTCGGTCTGGGAACGTCTGTGGGTGTGTTTCTGATTTTTGATATCGGTCTTGAATTGCCGCTGCCCATGGGCCTGCTGGGAGGTTTGGCATAA
- a CDS encoding tripartite tricarboxylate transporter substrate binding protein encodes MMANAADMPKAPECIAPTNPGGGWDFTCRSVGKLLSALSYVDGNVQTVNMPGAGGGVAFAHVVSKRNTDNGVFVAASTATTTRLAQGQFPGVNADMVKWVGTLGADYGVIAVAKDSPYKNLGDLLNALKADPNSVKFGGGSANGGWDHLKVLMTAKSGGVDKLRDIKYLAFNGGGEAITQVIGGHIGAFTGDVSEVLGFLQSGDLRVLAVLSDERLPAPYDQIPTAKEQGVDTTAPNWRGFYIPGGASDDTYNWWVTSLDKLYDSPAWKDVMTENGLLPFHKSGAEFNEFVHKQIQDIAEISKEVGLLK; translated from the coding sequence ATGATGGCCAATGCCGCTGATATGCCCAAAGCGCCTGAGTGTATCGCGCCTACCAACCCCGGTGGTGGCTGGGACTTTACCTGCCGTAGCGTGGGTAAACTGCTGTCTGCCCTGAGCTATGTCGATGGCAACGTGCAGACCGTGAACATGCCAGGTGCTGGCGGCGGCGTAGCTTTTGCTCACGTCGTATCCAAACGCAACACCGATAATGGTGTCTTCGTTGCTGCTTCCACTGCTACGACTACCCGTCTGGCGCAGGGCCAGTTCCCTGGCGTTAACGCTGACATGGTGAAATGGGTAGGTACTCTGGGGGCTGACTACGGTGTTATCGCCGTGGCTAAAGACTCTCCCTACAAAAATCTGGGCGATCTGCTGAACGCACTGAAAGCTGACCCGAACTCAGTCAAGTTCGGCGGCGGTAGTGCTAACGGTGGCTGGGATCACCTGAAAGTGCTGATGACTGCCAAGTCTGGCGGTGTTGATAAACTGCGTGACATCAAGTACCTGGCCTTCAACGGCGGTGGCGAAGCCATTACTCAGGTAATTGGCGGTCACATTGGCGCGTTCACTGGTGACGTGTCTGAAGTGCTGGGTTTCCTGCAGTCAGGTGATCTGCGCGTTCTGGCTGTACTGTCTGACGAGCGTCTGCCTGCTCCTTATGATCAGATCCCCACTGCCAAAGAGCAGGGCGTTGATACCACCGCACCTAACTGGCGTGGTTTCTACATCCCAGGTGGTGCTTCTGACGATACCTACAACTGGTGGGTAACCTCTCTGGACAAGCTGTATGACTCACCTGCCTGGAAAGACGTTATGACTGAAAACGGTCTGCTGCCTTTCCACAAGTCAGGTGCTGAGTTCAACGAGTTTGTTCACAAGCAGATCCAGGATATTGCTGAAATCTCCAAAGAAGTTGGCCTGCTCAAGTAA
- a CDS encoding response regulator transcription factor, producing the protein MRILLIEDNVELADAVAEYFRHHGHPLDWVSSAEQAEKVLAYQSFELLILDINLPGKDGYQLLKALRRQGNQVPVLVLTARAEIDDRVSALDLGADDYLVKPFDFRELAARTRALLRRDRGNASNEVRCGNLLFDPASRQVFINDEPMDLRHREVQLLEVFLGALDHVLTKEDIADRLYTFDEAHTPNAIEQTLTRLRKRLDGSSLVIKTIRGMGYLAHVDD; encoded by the coding sequence ATGCGCATATTACTCATCGAAGACAATGTCGAACTTGCCGATGCCGTGGCTGAGTATTTTCGCCACCACGGCCATCCGCTGGACTGGGTCAGCTCCGCCGAACAGGCAGAAAAAGTGCTGGCCTATCAAAGCTTTGAACTGCTTATTCTGGATATCAACCTGCCCGGCAAAGATGGCTATCAGCTGCTGAAGGCATTACGCCGTCAGGGGAATCAGGTGCCGGTTCTGGTCCTGACCGCCCGTGCTGAAATTGACGATCGGGTCAGCGCACTGGATCTGGGGGCCGACGACTATCTGGTCAAACCCTTTGATTTCCGTGAACTGGCAGCCCGCACCCGTGCCCTGCTGCGTCGGGATCGCGGCAACGCCAGCAATGAAGTGCGCTGTGGCAATCTGCTGTTTGATCCGGCCTCACGTCAGGTATTCATCAATGACGAGCCGATGGATCTGCGCCATCGCGAAGTGCAGCTGCTGGAAGTGTTTCTTGGCGCCCTCGATCATGTGCTGACCAAGGAAGATATCGCAGACCGCCTCTACACCTTTGATGAAGCCCACACGCCCAACGCCATCGAGCAGACCCTGACTCGTCTGCGCAAGCGCCTCGATGGCTCGTCGCTGGTAATCAAGACCATTCGTGGCATGGGCTATCTCGCCCATGTTGACGACTGA
- a CDS encoding sensor histidine kinase, with amino-acid sequence MARRYSLKRRLLIRMGAIFIIALLLLGVGIWRYAERAADYSFDRLLTGASLSILERVFVTNEGIEVDMPYSTMSMLSLAPEDRAFYQVLGPDGFPLTGYPDLPLPEHWKPGNEPVFFNARYSGENVRFLLQSKLLTEQGIHGWVTVQIGQTRIARTALTWEVFLNALGLLLLIMSLGLLFVWFGIGRALRPLGLISQDLRNRAPAQLSPLEVPAPKEIAPLVNSLNTFMRRLQGNLNLMQNFIADAAHQIRTPLSTLQVQLDMAEHEQDNAALKRRLSKARELSKRLIRLTNQLLAHALVIHRGDTQTLARVNLNELGRQVLTEAVRDHAHTAVDFGYDTNVQSAWIQGDTISLKEALRNLLDNAVKYGPADNQITLAVHAQNGQLQISVEDRGPGIPTAQHQQVQQRFERLAEDRAGSGLGLAIVRAVADAHQADMTLSNGESGGLKVTLSFPAAEQE; translated from the coding sequence ATGGCCAGACGCTACTCCCTCAAACGCCGCCTGCTGATTCGCATGGGGGCGATTTTCATCATCGCCCTGCTGCTGCTGGGCGTTGGCATCTGGCGCTACGCCGAGCGTGCCGCTGACTACTCCTTCGACCGGCTGCTGACCGGCGCCAGTCTGTCCATTCTGGAACGTGTTTTCGTCACCAATGAAGGTATCGAAGTGGACATGCCCTACTCCACCATGTCGATGCTGAGCCTGGCCCCCGAAGACCGGGCGTTCTATCAGGTACTGGGGCCAGACGGCTTCCCGCTGACCGGCTATCCGGATCTGCCCCTGCCTGAGCACTGGAAGCCCGGCAATGAACCGGTGTTCTTCAATGCCCGCTACAGCGGTGAAAACGTACGCTTTCTGCTGCAAAGCAAACTGCTGACCGAACAGGGCATTCATGGCTGGGTTACGGTGCAGATCGGCCAGACCCGCATCGCCCGTACCGCCCTGACCTGGGAAGTCTTTCTCAATGCGCTGGGGCTGCTGTTGCTGATCATGTCGCTGGGCTTACTGTTTGTCTGGTTCGGCATAGGTCGGGCCTTGCGGCCACTGGGCCTGATCAGTCAGGATTTACGCAACCGTGCTCCGGCCCAGCTCAGCCCGCTGGAAGTCCCGGCGCCGAAGGAAATTGCGCCGCTGGTCAACTCACTGAACACCTTTATGCGACGGCTGCAGGGCAACCTCAATCTGATGCAGAACTTTATCGCCGATGCCGCCCATCAGATCCGCACGCCGCTCAGCACCCTGCAGGTCCAGCTTGATATGGCGGAGCATGAACAGGATAACGCCGCACTCAAGCGTCGCCTGAGCAAGGCTCGCGAGCTGAGCAAGCGGCTGATACGCCTGACCAACCAGCTGCTGGCTCACGCTCTGGTGATTCACCGCGGCGACACGCAAACGCTGGCCAGAGTCAACCTGAACGAACTGGGGCGTCAGGTTCTGACCGAAGCTGTGCGCGACCATGCCCACACTGCGGTGGATTTTGGCTATGACACCAATGTGCAGTCAGCCTGGATTCAGGGCGACACCATCAGTCTCAAGGAGGCGCTGCGTAACCTGCTGGATAATGCCGTTAAATATGGCCCGGCGGACAACCAGATTACACTCGCTGTGCACGCTCAGAATGGCCAGCTGCAGATCAGTGTCGAAGATCGCGGCCCGGGCATCCCCACCGCGCAGCATCAGCAGGTGCAGCAGCGTTTCGAGCGTCTGGCTGAAGATCGTGCAGGGTCAGGTCTGGGGCTCGCCATCGTCCGGGCCGTTGCCGATGCGCATCAGGCGGACATGACGCTGAGTAATGGGGAAAGTGGCGGACTAAAAGTGACACTGTCCTTCCCGGCCGCGGAGCAGGAATGA